One stretch of Sander vitreus isolate 19-12246 chromosome 16, sanVit1, whole genome shotgun sequence DNA includes these proteins:
- the hspa5 gene encoding endoplasmic reticulum chaperone BiP: MKLLWVVMLVAGNVFADDDDKRESVGTVVGIDLGTTYSCVGVFKNGRVEIIANDQGNRITPSYVAFTSEGERLIGDAAKNQLTSNPENTVFDAKRLIGRSWGDSSVQQDLKYFPFKVTEKKTKPHIQVDIGGGSMKTFAPEEISAMVLTKMKETAEAYLGKKVTHAVVTVPAYFNDAQRQATKDAGTIAGLNVMRIINEPTAAAIAYGLDKKDGEKNILVFDLGGGTFDVSLLTIDNGVFEVVATNGDTHLGGEDFDQRVMEHFIKLYKKKTGKDVRKDNRAVQKLRREVEKAKRGLSAQHQARIEIESFFEGEDFSETLTRAKFEELNMDLFRSTMKPVQKVLEDSDLKKSDIDEIVLVGGSTRIPKIQQLVKEFFNGKEPSRGINPDEAVAYGAAVQAGVLSGEEDTGDLVLLDVCPLTLGIETVGGVMTKLIPRNTVVPTKKSQIFSTASDNQPTVTIKVYEGERPLTKDNHLLGTFDLTGIPPAPRGVPQIEVTFEIDVNGILRVTAEDKGTGNKNKITITNDQNRLTPEDIERMVNDAERFADEDKKLKERIDARNELESYAYSLKNQIGDKEKLGGKLSDDDKETIEKAVEEKIEWMESHQEAELEDFQAKKKELEEVVQPIISKLYGSAGGPPPEGADSEQEEKDEL, from the exons ATGAAGCTGTTGTGGGTTGTAATGCTGGTGGCTGGCAACGTGTTTGCCGATGACGACGACAAGAGGGAGAGTGTGGGGACTGTGGTTGGAATCGACCTGGGGACCACCTACTCATG TGTCGGAGTGTTCAAGAATGGCCGTGTGGAGATTATCGCCAATGACCAGGGTAACCGTATTACCCCATCATATGTGGCCTTCACCAGCGAGGGGGAGCGTCTGATTGGTGATGCTGCCAAGAACCAGCTGACCTCTAACCCCGAGAACACCGTTTTTGATGCCAAGAGATTGATTGGGCGCTCTTGGGGTGACTCCTCTGTGCAGCAGGACCTCAAATACTTTCCCTTTAAG GTTACTGAGAAGAAGACCAAGCCTCATATTCAGGTTGACATTGGTGGTGGCTCGATGAAGACCTTTGCTCCGGAGGAGATCTCTGCCATGGTGCTGACTAAAATGAAGGAGACTGCTGAGGCTTATCTCGGCAAGAAG GTCACACATGCTGTGGTCACTGTCCCTGCCTACTTCAATGACGCCCAGCGCCAGGCCACTAAGGATGCTGGAACCATTGCTGGTCTGAATGTTATGAGAATCATCAATGAGCC AACTGCTGCTGCCATTGCTTATGGTCTGGACAAGAAGGATGGCGAGAAGAACATTCTAGTGTTCGATCTGGGTGGTGGCACCTTCGATGTCTCCCTTCTGACCATTGACAATGGTGTGTTTGAAGTGGTGGCCACCAACGGTGACACTCATCTGGGAGGGGAAGACTTCGACCAGCGCGTCATGGAGCACTTCATCAAACTGTACAAGAAGAAGACTGGCAAAGATGTGCGCAAAGACAACCGTGCTGTGCAGAAGCTGCGTCGTGAGGTTGAGAAGGCAAAGAGGGGGCTGTCTGCTCAGCACCAGGCCCGCATTGAGATTGAGTCCTTCTTTGAGGGAGAAGACTTCTCTGAGACCCTGACCCGTGCCAAGTTTGAAGAGCTCAACATG GACCTGTTCCGTTCCACCATGAAGCCTGTACAGAAGGTACTGGAAGACTCTGACCTGAAGAAGTCTGACATTGATGAGATTGTCCTGGTTGGAGGCTCCACCCGTATCCCCAAAATCCAGCAGCTGGTGAAGGAGTTCTTCAATGGCAAAGAGCCCTCTAGGGGTATCAACCCTGATGAGGCTGTGGCATATGGAGCTGCTGTGCAGGCTGGAGTGCTTTCTGGAGAGGAGGACACTG GTGATCTGGTTCTACTGGATGTGTGTCCCCTGACCCTTGGTATTGAGACTGTTGGAGGGGTAATGACCAAGCTAATCCCCAGGAACACTGTGGTGCCCACAAAGAAATCCCAGATCTTCTCTACAGCTTCTGATAACCAGCCTACTGTCACCATTAAGGTTTATGAAG GTGAGCGTCCTCTGACAAAAGACAACCATCTGCTGGGCACATTCGACCTGACTGGCATCCCTCCTGCTCCTCGTGGCGTACCACAGATTGAGGTCACCTTTGAGATTGATGTCAATGGTATTCTGCGCGTCACTGCTGAGGACAAAGGCACAGGCAACAAGAACAAGATCACAATCACAAACGACCAGAACCGCCTGACACCTGAGGATATCGAGCGTATGGTGAACGACGCCGAGCGCTTTGCTGATGAGGACAAGAAGCTAAAGGAGAGGATCGACGCCCGCAACGAGTTGGAGAGCTATGCCTACTCTCTGAAGAACCAGATCGGCGACAAGGAGAAGCTAGGGGGCAAGCTGTCAGATGATGATAAGGAAACCATTGAGAAGGCAGTGGAGGAGAAGATTGAGTGGATGGAGTCGCACCAGGAAGCTGAGCTGGAAGACTTCCAGGCCAAGAAGAAGGAGCTAGAGGAGGTGGTTCAACCCATTATCAGCAAGCTTTATGGTAGTGCGGGCGGACCCCCACCTGAGGGCGCTGACAGTGAGCAAGAGGAGAAGGATGAGTTGTAG